From Patescibacteria group bacterium, a single genomic window includes:
- a CDS encoding permease-like cell division protein FtsX: MIFVSFFRLIKYALQDLGRNISLAFMTVFILTLMLLSINTLWSIDVITKEAIGAVKQQIDVSVYFLPTATDQQVNEIQTYVKKFPEVVGLDVQSSDEVLQTFKDQNQAQTEVMDALNELGTNPFGSTLIIKTRDPGDYTKIISALNVPEYKDIIESTSFDKHEQAISKLQSIITRIEEVGLGLTAMFALISFLIIFNTIRVAINTQRFEISIKRLVGASNWFIRGPYLIESILFTILSVGLTIGLVFLGLKYLDPYLAEVMPNGFLLTNYFKSNILMLFGVQTLAVLVLTVVSSGLAMRKQLKV; encoded by the coding sequence ATGATTTTTGTTTCTTTTTTTCGGTTAATAAAATACGCACTTCAGGATTTGGGGCGCAATATTTCTTTGGCGTTCATGACTGTTTTTATTCTGACCCTAATGCTACTCTCTATAAATACTTTATGGTCCATTGATGTGATTACCAAAGAGGCGATTGGCGCGGTCAAACAGCAGATTGACGTGAGCGTGTATTTTTTGCCCACAGCCACAGACCAGCAGGTGAACGAAATCCAAACGTACGTGAAAAAATTCCCGGAAGTTGTGGGTTTGGATGTTCAGTCGAGCGATGAGGTGTTGCAGACCTTTAAAGATCAAAACCAGGCGCAGACCGAGGTCATGGACGCTTTAAACGAGCTTGGCACCAATCCGTTTGGCTCAACTTTAATTATCAAAACCAGAGATCCGGGAGATTATACAAAAATAATCAGCGCGCTCAACGTGCCTGAATATAAAGACATTATAGAGTCAACCAGTTTTGACAAACACGAACAGGCAATCAGCAAACTGCAAAGTATTATTACCCGCATTGAAGAAGTTGGCTTGGGGCTCACGGCCATGTTTGCTTTGATTTCATTTCTCATCATTTTCAACACGATCCGCGTGGCCATTAACACCCAAAGGTTTGAAATCAGCATCAAGCGATTGGTTGGCGCCAGCAATTGGTTTATTCGCGGGCCGTATCTGATAGAGTCGATTTTGTTTACTATTTTAAGTGTCGGTCTTACTATTGGTTTGGTGTTTTTGGGACTGAAATATCTTGATCCGTATTTGGCCGAGGTGATGCCAAATGGCTTTCTCTTGACAAATTACTTCAAATCCAATATCCTTATGCTGTTTGGCGTTCAGACCCTGGCTGTCCTGGTTTTAACGGTTGTCTCCAGCGGTTTGGCTATGCGCAAACAGTTGAAGGTATAA
- the ftsE gene encoding cell division ATP-binding protein FtsE translates to MIKISGVTKIYSTGTPALRNINLHIEAGDFVSIVGQSGTGKTTLVKLLIAEERPSRGKIEIGGWDISSISSNNVPYLRRQIGVVFQDFKLLRKRTVYENVAFALEVAGEKYERIHQTIPQVLDIVGLSEKGDSYPNQLSGGEQQRVAIARSLVHRPKIIVADEPTGNLDSINAAEIVEILKKINEFGTTIILVTHNREIVNHLKRRVITLHGGEIINDEESGKYRL, encoded by the coding sequence ATGATAAAAATCAGCGGAGTAACAAAAATTTATTCCACCGGCACGCCCGCTTTACGCAATATAAATCTCCACATTGAAGCCGGAGATTTTGTGTCTATTGTCGGACAGAGCGGCACCGGCAAGACCACCCTGGTGAAACTATTAATTGCCGAAGAAAGGCCGTCGCGCGGTAAGATTGAAATCGGCGGCTGGGACATTTCCAGTATCAGTTCAAACAACGTCCCATATTTGCGCCGGCAAATCGGCGTGGTTTTTCAGGATTTCAAACTTTTGCGCAAAAGAACGGTTTATGAAAATGTGGCCTTTGCCCTGGAAGTGGCCGGAGAAAAATATGAGCGCATCCACCAAACCATTCCGCAGGTTTTGGATATCGTCGGTTTAAGTGAGAAAGGGGACAGCTATCCGAATCAGCTCTCGGGCGGAGAACAGCAGCGGGTAGCCATCGCGCGCTCGTTGGTGCACCGTCCGAAAATTATTGTGGCCGACGAGCCCACTGGCAATTTGGATTCCATTAACGCCGCCGAAATTGTTGAAATACTTAAAAAAATAAATGAATTCGGCACCACCATTATTTTGGTCACGCATAACCGTGAAATCGTTAATCATTTAAAACGCCGCGTGATCACTTTGCACGGCGGCGAAATTATCAATGACGAAGAATCAGGAAAATATCGTTTGTAA
- a CDS encoding DUF5652 family protein, translating into MPISNYLIQSQAAASGDTQWFAAYAGIFVFVMIALVVWSLIWKAWALWIAARKGSKAWFVILLIFNTLGILEILYIFVFSKSAKSPVVSGSSSGPVVK; encoded by the coding sequence ATGCCTATCTCAAATTATCTGATACAATCGCAGGCAGCCGCCTCCGGAGACACGCAGTGGTTCGCGGCCTACGCCGGAATTTTTGTTTTTGTAATGATCGCCTTGGTTGTTTGGTCTCTTATCTGGAAGGCCTGGGCGCTGTGGATTGCCGCTCGCAAAGGCAGTAAGGCCTGGTTTGTAATTCTGTTAATCTTCAACACCTTGGGCATCTTGGAAATTTTATACATCTTTGTCTTCAGCAAGAGCGCCAAGAGCCCGGTGGTATCGGGTTCAAGTTCAGGGCCGGTCGTAAAATAA
- a CDS encoding PD-(D/E)XK nuclease family protein, with product MPPDRYTAVWVSHTSISDFLRCPKAYYLKNVYKDPVTKHKIKIMAPALALGQAVHEVLESLSVLPTEQRFAKSLIEKLDTAWEKIRGKKGGFQSDEVEYVYKQRGEEMLRRVMRSPGPLATLSVKIQQDLPSYWLSEEENIILCGKIDWLEYLPDTDSVHIIDFKTGRNEEETDSLQLPIYHLLVHNCQKRKVTKASYWYLFSSDNLTEKTLPDLNEAQNKILEIAKQMKLARQLNRFKCPNGDDGCPACKPLQAIIDKEAEFVGEDAYGKSDVYILKSAENDRESMIL from the coding sequence ATGCCTCCGGACAGATACACCGCAGTTTGGGTTTCACACACTTCAATCAGTGATTTTTTGCGCTGTCCGAAAGCGTATTATTTGAAAAATGTTTATAAAGATCCGGTGACAAAACATAAAATAAAAATAATGGCTCCGGCGCTGGCGCTGGGCCAGGCCGTGCATGAGGTTTTGGAATCATTATCGGTTTTGCCGACTGAACAGCGCTTCGCAAAGTCGCTAATAGAAAAGCTGGACACGGCTTGGGAAAAAATTCGCGGCAAAAAAGGCGGCTTCCAAAGCGACGAGGTTGAATATGTTTATAAACAGCGCGGAGAGGAAATGCTTCGCCGGGTGATGAGGAGTCCGGGCCCGCTCGCCACGCTTTCCGTAAAAATCCAGCAGGATCTGCCGTCGTATTGGCTTTCTGAAGAAGAAAATATTATTTTGTGCGGGAAAATTGACTGGCTGGAATATTTGCCCGACACCGACAGCGTTCACATTATTGATTTTAAAACCGGGCGCAACGAGGAAGAGACCGACTCTTTACAACTGCCGATTTACCATTTGCTCGTGCACAATTGCCAGAAGCGAAAAGTGACCAAAGCCAGTTATTGGTACTTATTTTCCAGCGATAATTTAACCGAAAAAACCCTGCCCGACCTAAACGAAGCGCAAAACAAAATTTTGGAAATCGCCAAACAGATGAAACTGGCCAGACAACTGAACCGGTTTAAATGCCCGAACGGCGACGACGGCTGTCCGGCTTGCAAACCCCTGCAGGCGATTATAGACAAAGAGGCGGAGTTTGTGGGCGAGGATGCCTACGGAAAAAGCGATGTTTATATCCTGAAATCGGCTGAAAACGACAGAGAAAGCATGATCTTGTAA
- a CDS encoding PH domain-containing protein: MYDFKKTYKMSNSLLLYAAVKIALLLFLVTVPILLFASKYWVGFFVVLLVIIGAPVFIRFFIDFQFTSFFLDQGSLTINWGMFIKKSKSIAFDKIQDIKTISGPLMGLFKLARISIWTASLSQVGDKNELHPDGLLYLGKEDANLLRELMMKK, translated from the coding sequence ATGTACGACTTTAAAAAAACGTATAAAATGTCAAACTCTTTGCTTTTGTACGCTGCGGTCAAGATAGCTCTGTTGTTATTTTTAGTAACTGTACCAATCTTATTATTTGCTTCGAAGTATTGGGTCGGATTTTTTGTGGTTCTACTGGTTATTATTGGGGCCCCTGTTTTTATCAGATTTTTTATCGATTTCCAATTTACTTCCTTCTTTCTTGATCAGGGAAGTTTAACTATAAATTGGGGCATGTTTATAAAAAAATCTAAATCTATAGCATTTGATAAAATCCAAGATATAAAAACTATCAGTGGCCCTTTGATGGGTTTGTTTAAACTTGCACGGATAAGTATTTGGACAGCTTCACTATCTCAAGTTGGTGATAAAAATGAGTTGCACCCAGATGGGTTATTATATCTGGGCAAAGAAGACGCGAATTTGCTCAGAGAACTAATGATGAAGAAATAA
- a CDS encoding MvaI/BcnI family restriction endonuclease — MPRAKQTLNLFTKPILIEEFKRIAGMGWIPNARKGNHGGIGNTLEDLLGIKENNLPIPNAAEWELKAQRLNSTSLTTLFHTEPSPRAVRFVPQVLLPKYGWAHDEADKLYPKNEMSFRQTIHGKSRSDRGFMVVIDRREKKILISFEAKSVDPRHKVWLQSVKKRVGLGELDPQPYWGFDDLEHKAGTKLLNCFYVQADVKIERKKEYYHYSKVMMLQKFSFEGFLKALEDGDILVDFDARSGHNHGTKFRMRQNCLPKLYEKVTIIL, encoded by the coding sequence ATGCCACGTGCAAAACAAACATTAAATCTTTTTACTAAACCAATTTTGATTGAGGAATTTAAACGAATAGCTGGGATGGGTTGGATACCAAATGCCCGCAAAGGTAACCATGGCGGAATTGGTAATACGCTAGAAGACCTGCTAGGCATTAAAGAAAATAATTTACCAATTCCGAATGCGGCCGAATGGGAATTAAAAGCGCAGCGATTAAATTCAACATCGCTTACAACGCTTTTTCACACTGAACCATCACCACGCGCAGTTCGTTTTGTGCCACAGGTATTATTACCAAAATACGGCTGGGCTCATGATGAGGCCGACAAATTATATCCTAAAAACGAAATGAGTTTTAGACAAACTATTCATGGCAAATCACGAAGCGACCGTGGTTTTATGGTAGTCATTGACCGACGAGAAAAAAAGATATTGATTTCTTTTGAAGCAAAAAGTGTTGACCCAAGACACAAGGTATGGCTGCAATCAGTTAAAAAGCGTGTTGGTTTGGGTGAATTAGATCCGCAACCATACTGGGGTTTTGATGATCTTGAACATAAAGCCGGAACAAAATTACTAAACTGCTTTTATGTACAAGCGGATGTTAAAATAGAACGCAAAAAAGAATATTATCACTATTCTAAAGTGATGATGTTGCAAAAATTCAGCTTTGAAGGCTTTTTAAAAGCGTTGGAAGACGGGGACATTTTGGTGGATTTTGATGCAAGAAGTGGCCACAATCATGGTACTAAATTTAGAATGAGACAAAATTGTTTACCAAAACTTTATGAAAAAGTAACTATTATATTGTGA
- a CDS encoding site-specific DNA-methyltransferase, with protein sequence MKQLDSFVNKIICGDTVQILKQIPDGSVDLVVTSPPYNLKNSTGNGMKDGRGGKWANAALQKGYSHHNDCMPHEDYVKWQRDCLNEMMRIIPEDGAIFYNHKWRVQAGKLQDRQDIISGFPVRQIIIWRRKGGFNFNAGYFVPTYEVIYLIAKPKFKLVPKANGYGDVWEFTQEMKNEHPAAFPVDLIDRIVTSTSAKVILDPFMGSGTTAISAINFNRNYIGIDISPQYCAMAKERIKKHKSQIKLNF encoded by the coding sequence ATGAAGCAACTCGATAGTTTTGTTAATAAAATTATTTGTGGCGACACTGTTCAGATACTAAAGCAAATTCCTGACGGAAGTGTTGATTTAGTTGTAACATCGCCCCCGTATAATTTAAAAAATTCAACTGGTAATGGCATGAAAGACGGGCGAGGTGGCAAATGGGCAAATGCGGCCCTACAAAAAGGATATAGTCATCACAATGATTGCATGCCACATGAAGATTATGTTAAGTGGCAGCGAGATTGCCTAAATGAGATGATGAGGATCATCCCGGAAGACGGTGCAATTTTTTATAATCACAAATGGCGAGTACAAGCCGGAAAATTACAGGACAGACAAGATATTATTTCCGGTTTTCCAGTTCGGCAAATAATCATTTGGAGACGGAAAGGTGGTTTTAATTTTAATGCTGGTTATTTTGTGCCAACATATGAAGTGATTTATTTAATTGCTAAACCAAAATTTAAGTTAGTGCCCAAAGCGAATGGGTACGGCGATGTATGGGAATTTACCCAAGAGATGAAAAATGAACACCCCGCCGCTTTTCCAGTTGATTTGATTGACAGAATTGTCACATCTACCAGTGCAAAAGTTATTTTGGACCCTTTTATGGGTTCGGGCACAACCGCAATATCCGCTATAAACTTTAACAGAAATTACATCGGAATTGATATATCACCACAATATTGTGCTATGGCAAAAGAACGTATAAAAAAACATAAATCCCAAATAAAATTAAACTTCTAA